The Candidatus Kryptonium sp. genome contains a region encoding:
- a CDS encoding CDP-alcohol phosphatidyltransferase family protein encodes MKSVLSLKLAADILTTLRFFIGLYIIRFSSFEVKDGVISASLFLWVAWVTDLLDGSIARLEPRKIQTWIGRHDLTADVTVAFGSWLFLTLSGLISPFIGFGYILLSAFLLLYFKSEHLAWGLQAPPYGMMILTALKYAPEYGALLIVWIIIVVIVTWPRFPKYTLPEFLRGMRALFK; translated from the coding sequence ATGAAGTCCGTGTTAAGTTTAAAACTTGCAGCGGACATCTTGACAACTTTGAGATTTTTTATCGGGCTCTACATAATCAGATTTTCTAGTTTTGAAGTGAAAGATGGAGTGATATCGGCTTCGCTTTTTTTGTGGGTTGCTTGGGTGACAGATCTTCTTGATGGTTCAATCGCACGACTTGAACCGAGAAAAATTCAAACTTGGATTGGTAGGCATGATTTAACTGCCGATGTCACCGTTGCATTTGGAAGTTGGTTGTTTTTAACGCTTTCAGGTTTAATTAGTCCGTTTATTGGCTTTGGCTATATTTTGTTGAGTGCGTTTTTGTTGTTGTATTTCAAATCTGAACATCTTGCGTGGGGGTTACAAGCACCGCCATATGGTATGATGATTTTAACAGCTTTGAAATATGCACCAGAATATGGCGCGTTGCTTATCGTCTGGATTATAATTGTTGTGATCGTAACTTGGCCAAGGTTTCCGAAGTACACATTGCCCGAATTTTTAAGAGGAATGAGAGCATTGTTCAAGTGA
- a CDS encoding UbiA family prenyltransferase, with the protein MSFHPRFTNKLETVMQSEYRKYLETAKKVFQENKTLTLVSQGKDGKVWAGKVYFAEEDGYIYVALEKGKNYKNIIENPRVFFVIERGVPDKFIQGEGIAEMLGDITERSERSIIFRKAIELVVYAKKIPGVTLFRIRPTKLYISDFTEEWKPRAEIEFTDEVMKLFQTELKTKFNFFKVAFKALRPFAFPATIAPVLLGTFISPHVSIPLFILVFIGLILAHSAVNVLSDYFDYVRGVDTWRVLGSSRVLVDGLMKPKHHLLLGVVLLILSLAIGFYFVFAVDYRVLYFIIPGLILGIFYTAPPLGFKYRALGDLAVFLAFGPIMTLGVYFIQAREISWLPVILSIPIGLLTTAILHGNNFRDIKEDIEAGYKTLAGIIGAKASSYYYTVLVLLAYLLTVYFVFKNFLPTAAVISFISLPIAIKNIKVSFNQALVNFTFLDLLTAKLQLYFSSLLIIGIILERFLI; encoded by the coding sequence ATGAGTTTCCACCCAAGGTTTACAAACAAACTTGAGACCGTCATGCAAAGTGAATATAGGAAATATCTTGAGACGGCAAAGAAGGTATTTCAGGAGAACAAAACTTTAACTCTCGTAAGCCAGGGGAAGGATGGTAAAGTTTGGGCTGGGAAAGTTTATTTCGCCGAGGAAGATGGATATATTTATGTCGCTCTTGAGAAGGGGAAAAACTATAAAAACATCATTGAAAATCCTCGCGTGTTTTTCGTCATTGAGCGCGGTGTCCCGGATAAATTTATTCAGGGCGAAGGCATTGCTGAAATGCTTGGGGACATAACGGAGCGATCGGAGAGAAGCATAATTTTCAGAAAAGCTATTGAACTTGTTGTTTACGCAAAGAAAATCCCAGGTGTTACGCTATTTAGAATAAGACCAACCAAACTTTACATCTCTGATTTTACTGAGGAATGGAAACCGAGAGCGGAAATTGAGTTCACAGACGAGGTGATGAAACTTTTCCAAACAGAATTGAAAACAAAATTTAATTTTTTCAAAGTTGCGTTTAAAGCTTTAAGACCATTTGCTTTCCCTGCAACAATTGCTCCAGTTTTACTTGGAACTTTCATAAGCCCGCATGTTTCAATTCCGCTGTTTATTCTTGTTTTCATAGGTCTTATACTTGCTCACTCCGCTGTGAATGTTTTAAGTGATTACTTTGACTATGTTAGAGGAGTAGATACATGGCGCGTGCTTGGCTCAAGCAGGGTGCTTGTTGATGGGTTGATGAAACCGAAACATCATCTTTTGCTTGGGGTTGTTTTGCTTATTTTATCACTTGCGATTGGTTTTTATTTTGTATTTGCCGTTGACTATAGAGTTTTATATTTCATAATCCCAGGTTTGATCCTTGGAATTTTTTACACTGCTCCACCACTTGGATTTAAATACAGAGCGCTTGGGGATTTGGCAGTTTTCCTTGCTTTCGGACCTATCATGACGCTTGGTGTTTATTTTATCCAAGCTCGGGAAATCTCGTGGCTTCCTGTTATCCTTTCAATCCCAATTGGTTTATTAACAACTGCAATTTTACACGGAAATAATTTTAGGGACATAAAAGAAGACATTGAAGCTGGATATAAAACTCTTGCGGGCATCATTGGGGCTAAAGCATCAAGTTATTATTACACTGTGCTCGTTTTGCTTGCATATTTATTGACAGTTTATTTTGTTTTCAAAAACTTTTTGCCAACCGCTGCTGTTATTTCATTCATAAGCTTGCCGATTGCCATAAAAAATATAAAAGTATCTTTCAATCAGGCGCTTGTGAATTTCACTTTTCTTGATCTGTTAACAGCCAAGCTTCAGCTTTATTTCTCGTCTTTGTTGATAATTGGGATAATTTTGGAGAGATTTTTGATTTAA